The Equus asinus isolate D_3611 breed Donkey chromosome 15, EquAss-T2T_v2, whole genome shotgun sequence genome includes a window with the following:
- the CEP250 gene encoding centrosome-associated protein CEP250 isoform X1: MEKRGSGLNSMKPQPLQLVLEEQVLALQQQMAENQAASWRKLKNSQEAQQRQATLVRKLQAKVLQYRTWCQELEKRLEATGGPVPPRWENVEEPNLEQLLIRLEEEQQRCESLAEVNTQLRLHMEKADVVNKALREDVEKLTVDWSRARDELMRKESQWQMEQEFFKGYLKGEHGRLLSLWREVVTFRRHFLEMKSATDRDLTELKAEHVRLSGSLLTCCLRLTMGAQSRESDGSGRLDGGEPAQLLLLLAKTQELEKEAHDRSQELIQLKSQGELEKAELQDRVTELSALLIQSQKQNEDYEKMVKALRETMEILETNHAELMEHEASLSRNAQEEKLSLQQVIKDITQVLAMVEEGDNMVQGSGHENSLELDSSGFSSQFDSRDPDKALTLVRSVLTRRRQAVQDLRQQLSGCQEAVSFLQQQHNQWEEEGEALRQRLQKLTGERDTLAGQTVDLQGEVDSLSKERELLQKTREELQQQLEVLEQEAWRLRRTNVELQLQGDSAQGEKEEQQEELHLAVRERERLQETLAGLEARQSESLSELITLREALESSRLEGELLRQEQTEVTTALARAEQSIADLSSSENSLKAEVADLRAATVKLSALNEALALDKVGLSQQLLQLEQENQSVCSRMEAAEQARSALQVGLAEAERSREALWDKSTHLEAQLQKAEETKAELRADLRSIQEEKEEIQEKLSEARHQQEAASAQLEQLHQEAKRQEEVLARAVQEKEALVRERAALEVRLQAVERDRQDLSEQLLGLSSAKELLENSLFEAQQQNSLIEVTKGQLEVQLQTVTQAKEVIQGEVRCLKLELDTERSQAEQERDTAARQLAQAEQEGQTALQRQKSAHEEEVNQLQEKWEKERSWHQQELDKALESLEREKMELEMRLREQQAETEAIRTQREEERAEAESALCQMQLETEKERMSLLETLLQTQKELTDASQQLERLRQDMKVQKLKEQETTGILQTQLREAQRELEQAAQQHRDDLAALQEEGSSLLQEKIELQKQVEDLKTQLVSKDDSQRLVEQEVQEKLREAQECSQIQKELEREKASLTLSLVEKEQRLLVLQEADSARQQELSSLRQDVQEAQGRQKELSAQVELLKQEVREKEADFLAQEAHLLEELEASQVTEQQLRASLWAQEAKAAQLQLRLRSTENQLEALAAEQQPGHHAQAQLASLYSVLQQALGSVCESRPELSGGGDSAPSLLGAEPDQNEARILFKRGPLLTALSAEAVASALHKLHQDLWKTQQARDDLRDQAQKLEQRLTDTEAEKNQVHTELRHLQRQLSQNQEEKSKWERKQSSLESELMELHETVASLQSRLRRAELQGIEAQNERELLQAAKENLTAQVEHLQVSVAEARAQASAVGVLEEDLRTARSALKLKNEEVENERERAQALQEQGELKVAQGKALQENLAILAHTLSEREGEVETLQGKIQELETQREMQKAALEVLSLDLKKRNQEVDLQQEQIQELEKCRSVLEHLPMAVQEREQKLTVQREQIKELEKDRETQRNILEHQLLELEKKAQVIESQKGQIQDLKKQLVTLECLALELEENHHKMECQQKAIEELEGQREMQKVALTHLTLDLEERSQELQVRSSQIHELESHSTLLARELQEKDQEVKSQREQIEELQRQKEHLTQDLERREQEMLLQKERIQVLEDQRTLQTKILEEDLEQIKLSLRERGRELASQRQLIQERAEEGKGQSKAQRGSLEHLKLILRDKEKEVECQQERIQELQEHQDQLEQQLQGLHRKVGETSLLLTQREQEIVVLQQHLQEAREQEELEKQSLQGQLEEAQRALAQRDQELEALQHQQRQAQGQEENVKEKTSTLQRALEQAHMTLKQRQGELEDCKDHVRRLQEELAVEGQRVQALEEVLGDLRAESQEQEKALLALQQQCAEQAQKHEEEARALQDNWLQAEAMLKERDQELDALRADSQSSQHREEAAQGQAEALQEALSKAQAALQEKEQHLLGQAELSRSLEASTATLQAALDSCQAQARQLEEALRKQEDEIKDRDLRHQEALQQLQQVLAQRDEELRHQKKQMQLLEKSLAQRGGDDVIQEKQNPGQEREEEERRGLHESLRELQLILAQKEEEILELREAQQEKSLKDSLHSHKASPVEEPTTKFGSLGPRLQQELDRLQVALRQTEAREIEWREKAQDLALSLAQSKATVSSLQEVAMFLQASVLERDSEQQRLQDELELTRRALEKERLHSPGPTSRAERGPRGEAGVQLGEVSGVEAEPSPGLEEKQLWEQRLEYLQQAVARLEIDRSRLQRHNVQLRTTLEQVERERRKLKRDSMRASRTGVVEISEATASSPTQQDGGGGQMRSSDAKHMVELQKEVALLRAQLALERKQKQDYIARSVQTSRELAGLHHSLSHSLLAVAQAPEATVLEAETRKLDESLTQSLTSPGPVLLCPSPGPSATQATSR; encoded by the exons ATGGAGAAAAGAGGCTCTGGGCTGAACAGTATGAAGCCCCAGCCACTGCAGCTCGTGCTGGAGGAGCAAGTGCTGGCGCTACAGCAGCAGATGGCAGAGAACCAGGCAGCCTCCTGGCGGAAGCTAAAGAACTCCCAGGAGGCCCAGCAGAGGCAAGCAACCCTTGTGAGGAAGCTGCAGGCCAAG GTGTTGCAGTATCGGACCTGGTGCCAAGAGCTGGAGAAGCGGCTGGAAGCCACTGGG GGACCGGTCCCTCCGAGGTGGGAAAATGTGGAGGAGCCAAACCTAGAACAGCTGCTAATCCGCTTGGAGGAAGAGCAACAGAG GTGTGAGAGTCTAGCAGAGGTGAACACCCAGCTTCGGCTGCACATGGAAAAAGCTGACGTGGTAAATAAAGCCCTTCgggaagatgtggaaaaattgacAGTAGACTGGAGCCGGGCCCGGGATGAGCTCATGAGGAAGGAGAGCCAGTGGCAGATGGAGCAGGAG TTCTTCAAGGGCTACCTAAAAGGGGAGCACGGTCGCCTTCTCAGTTTATGGCGGGAGGTGGTGACCTTCCGACGCCACTTCCTGGAAATGAAGTCAGCCACTGACAG AGATCTGACTGAGCTGAAGGCTGAGCATGTGAGGCTTTCAGGGTCCCTGTTGACCTGTTGTCTGCGCTTGACCATGGGAGCACAGTCTCGGGAATCTGATGGATCTGGGAGACTGGATGGGGGCGAGCCAGcccagctgctgctgctactaGCCAAGAcccaggagctggagaaggaagCCCATGACAGGAGCCAGGAGTTAATACAGCTGAAGAGTCAAGGGGAACTGGAGAAGGCTGAGCTTCAGGATCG GGTGACTGAGCTCTCTGCTCTGCTGATCCAGTCTCAGAAGCAAAATGAAGATTATGAAAAGATGGTAAAGGCTCTGAGAGAGACAATGGAGATCCTG GAGACAAATCATGCAGAATTAATGGAACATGAGGCATCTCTTAGTAGGAATGCCCAAGAGGAGAAGCTGTCTTTACAGCAGGTGATCAAGGATATAACCCAGGTACTG GCCATGGTGGAAGAAGGGGACAATATGGTCCAAGGCTCTGGTCATGAGAACTCCTTGGAGCTGGACTCTAGTGGCTTCTCCTCCCAGTTTGACTCCCGGGACCCAGACAAGGCTCTTACTCTGGTGCGTTCAGTGCTGACTCGGAGACGCCAGGCTGTGCAG GACCTAAGGCAGCAGCTTTCAGGCTGTCAGGAAGCTGTGAGCTTCTTACAGCAGCAACACAATCAGTGGGAGGAAGAGGGTGAGGCCTTGAGACAGCGGCTACAGAAGCTCACTGGAGAGCGGGACACTCTGGCAGGGCAGACCGTGGACCTCCAGGGAGAGGTGGACTCTCTCAGCAA GGAGCGAGAGCTCCTGCAGAAGACCAGGGAAGagctgcagcagcagctggaggTTCTGGAACAGGAGGCATGGCGATTGCGAAGGACCAACGTGGAGCTGCAGCTGCAGGGGGACTCTGCTCAGGGTGAgaaggaggagcagcaggaggagcTGCACCTGGCTGTCCGTGAGAGGGAGCGCCT TCAGGAGACGCTGGCGGGCCTGGAAGCCAGACAATCAGAATCACTCAGTGAGCTGATCACTCTTCGGGAAGCCCTGGAGTCCAGTCGCCTGGAAGGGGAGTTGCTGAGGCAAGAGCAAACAGAAGTGACCACAGCGCTGGCCAGG GCAGAACAGTCCATTGCAGATCTGTCGAGTTCTGAGAACAGCCTGAAGGCTGAGGTAGCTGATCTTCGGGCTGCAACTGTCAAGCTCAGTGCCTTAAATGAGGCTTTGGCCTTAGACAAAGTTGGGCTGAGCCAGCAGCTTCTCCAG TTAGAACAAGAGAACCAGTCTGTGTGCAGCAGAATGGAAGCAGCAGAGCAGGCAAGAAGTGCTTTGCAGGTGGGCCTGGCAGAGGCGGAGAGGAGCAGGGAAGCCCTTTGGGACAAGAGCACTCACCTGGAGGCTCAGCTGCAGAAAGCAGAGGAGACCAAGGCTGAGCTGCGGGCAGATCTCAGGAGCatccaagaagagaaggaagaaattcaagagaaaCTTAGTGAG GCACGTCACCAGCAGGAGGCAGCCTCAGCTCAGCTGGAGCAGCTGCATCAGGAGGCAAAGCGACAGGAAGAAGTGCTTGCCCGGGCAGTCCAGGAGAAGGAGGCCCTAGTCCGGGAGAGGGCGGCTCTAGAGGTGCGGCTGCAGGCTGTGGAGCGGGACCGGCAGGACCTCTCTGAACAACTGCTGGGGCTCAG CTCAGCCAAGGAGCTACTGGAGAACAGTCTGTTTGAAGCCCAACAACAAAATTCTCTGATAGAGGTCACCAAGGGGCAGCTGGAGGTTCAGCTTCAAACTGTCACTCAAGCCAAGGAAGTAATCCAAG GGGAAGTGAGGTGCCTAAAGTTGGAACTGGACACTGAACGGAGCCAGGCAGAGCAGGAGCGGGATACAGCAGCCAGACAGCTGGCCCAAGCTGAGCAAGAGGGACAGACTGCCCTGCAGCGACAGAAGTCAGCCCATGAAGAGGAAGTGAACCAACTCCAGGAGAAATGG GAGAAAGAGCGCTCTTGGCACCAGCAGGAGCTAGATAAGGCTCTGGAGAGCctagaaagggagaaaatggagcTGGAAATGAGGCTGAGGGAGCAGCAGGCAGAAACCGAGGCCATCCGGACGCAGAGGGAAGAAGAACGGGCTGAGGCCGAGAGCGCCCTGTGCCag ATGCAGCtcgaaacagagaaagagagaatgtccCTCCTGGAGACACTGCTGCAGACTCAGAAGGAACTGACAGATGCCAGCCAACAACTGGAACGGCTGAGGCAGGACATGAAGGTTCAGAAGTTAAAGGAGCAG GAGACCACTGGGATCCTGCAGACCCAGCTCCGGGAGGCTCAGCGGGAGCTGGAGCAGGCAGCCCAGCAGCACAGAGATGACCTTGCTGCCCTCCAAGAAGAGGGGAGCAGCCTGCTGCAGGAGAAGATAGAGCTGCAGAAGCAG GTGGAGGACTTGAAGACTCAGCTTGTTTCCAAGGATGACTCCCAAAGGCTGGTGGAGCAGGAGGTTCAGGAGAAGCTGAGAGAGGCCCAGGAGTGTAGCCAAATTCAgaaggagctggagagagagaaagccag CCTGACTCTGTCACTGGTGGAAAAAGAACAGAGACTCCTTGTTTTACAAGAGGCTGACTCTGCTCGACAACAAGAGCTGAGCTCCCTGCGCCAGGACGTgcaggaggcccagggaaggcagAAAGAGCTCAGCGCCCAG GTAGAATTACTGAAGCAGGAGGTGAGGGAAAAGGAGGCTGACTTTCTAGCCCAGGAAGCACATCTGCTGGAGGAGCTAGAGGCATCTCAAGTAACAGAGCAGCAGTTGCGAGCTTCCTTGTGGGCCCAGGAAGCCAAGGCAGCCCAACTACAGCTGCGACTGCGCAGCACGGAGAACCAGCTGGAGGCACTGGCTGCAGAGCAGCAGCCTGGACACCATGCCCAGGCCCAGCTGGCCAGCCTCTATTCTGTCCTTCAGCAGGCCCTGGGGTCTGTTTGTGAGAGCAGGCCTGAGCTGAGCGGTGGGGGAgactctgctccctccctcttgGGTGCTGAGCCAG ACCAGAATGAAGCTAGGATCCTCTTTAAGAGAGGACCCCTCCTGACGGCTCTCTCAGCTGAGGCGGTGGCGTCTGCCCTTCACAAGCTTCACCAGGACCTGTGGAAGACTCAACAGGCCCGG gatGATCTGAGGGATCAGGCCCAGAAGCTGGAACAGCGTCTCACTGATACGGAAGCTGAGAAGAACCAAGTCCACACAGAGCTTCGGCATCTGCAGAGACAGCTCTCCCAGAACCAGGAAG AGAAATCCaagtgggaaagaaaacagaGCTCCCTAGAATCTGAGCTGATGGAACTGCATGAAACTGTGGCATCCTTACAGAGTCGCCTACGGCGAGCAGAGCTGCAGGGAATAGAAGCCCAG AATGAGCGAGAGTTACTTCAGGCAGCAAAGGAGAACCTGACAGCCCAGGTGGAACATCTGCAAGTATCTGTTGCAGAAGCCAGGGCTCAGGCAAGTGCTGTCGGGGTCCTGGAAGAAGACCTGAGAACTGCTCGCTCAGCCCTGAAACTGAAAAACGAGGAGGTGGAGAACGAGCGTGAGAGAGCCCAGGCTCTGCAAGAGCAGGGCGAGCTGAAGGTGGCTCAGGGGAAGGCTTTGCAGGAGAATTTGGCTATCCTGGCCCACACCCTctctgagagagaaggggaggtggAGACTTTGCAGGGAAAAATCCAGGAACTGGAGACGCAACGGGAAATGCAAAAAGCTGCTTTGGAAGTGCTGTCTCTGGACCTAAAGAAGAGGAACCAAGAGGTGGATCTGCAACAAGAACAGATTCAGGAGCTAGAGAAGTGTAGGTCTGTTTTAGAGCATCTGCCCATGGCCGTCCAAGAGCGAGAGCAGAAGCTGACTGTGCAGAGAGAGCAGATCAAAGAGCTCGAGAAGGATCGAGAGACGCAGAGGAACATCTTGGAGCATCAGCTTCTAGAACTTGAGAAGAAGGCTCAGGTGATTGAGTCCCAGAAAGGACAGATTCAGGATCTGAAGAAGCAGTTGGTTACTCTGGAATGCCTGGCCCTGGAACTAGAGGAAAATCATCACAAAATGGAGTGCCAGCAAAAGGCAATTGAGGAGCTAGAGGGCCAGAGGGAAATGCAGAAAGTGGCTCTGACCCACCTTACACTGGACCtagaggaaaggagccaggagctgCAGGTGCGAAGCAGCCAGATCCATGAGCTTGAGAGCCACAGCACCCTTCTGGCAAGAGAGCTCCAGGAGAAGGACCAAGAGGTGAAGTCCCAGCGAGAACAGATTGAGGAactgcagagacagaaagagcatCTGACTCAGGACCTCGAGAGGAGGGAACAGGAGATGCTGCTGCAGAAGGAGAGGATTCAGGTCCTAGAAGATCAGCGGACGCTGCAGACCAAGATCCTAGAGGAGGACCTGGAACAGATCAAGCTGTCCTTGAGAGAGCGAGGCCGGGAGCTGGCCTCTCAGAGACAGCTGATACAGGAGCGGGCAGAGGAAGGCAAGGGCCAGAGTAAAGCACAGCGCGGGAGCCTAGAGCACCTGAAGCTGATCCTGCGTGATAAGGAGAAGGAGGTGGAATGCCAGCAGGAGCGTATCCAGGAACTTCAGGAGCACCAGGACCAGCTAGAGCAGCAGCTCCAGGGTCTACATAGGAAGGTGGGGGAGACCAGCCTACTCCTGACCCAGCGAGAGCAGGAGATAGTGGTCCTGCAGCAGCACCTGCAGGAAGCCAGGGAACAGGAGGAGCTGGAAAAGCAGTCACTTCAGGGTCAGCTGGAAGAGGCCCAGAGGGCTCTGGCCCAGAGGGACCAGGAGCTTGAGGCCCTGCAGCACCAACAGCGGCAggcccaggggcaggaggagaatgTGAAGGAAAAGACAAGCACACTACAGAGAGCTCTGGAGCAGGCCCATATGACACTAAAACAGCGCCAGGGAGAGCTTGAGGACTGCAAGGACCATGTGAGAAGGCTCCAGGAAGAGCTGGCAGTGGAGGGACAGCGGGTACAGGCCCTGGAGGAGGTGTTGGGTGACCTAAGGGCTGAGTCTCAGGAGCAGGAGAAGGCTCTGCTGGCCCTCCAGCAGCAGTGTGCTGAGCAGGCACAGAAGCACGAGGAGGAGGCCAGGGCCCTGCAGGACAACTGGCTGCAGGCAGAGGCAATGCTCAAGGAACGGGACCAGGAGCTGGACGCCCTGCGAGCAGATAGCCAGTCCTCCCAGCATCGGGAGGAGgctgcccagggccaggctgaggCTCTGCAGGAGGCCCTCAGCAAGGCTCAGGCTGCCCTGCAGGAGAAAGAGCAGCATCTCCTTGGGCAGGCAGAACTGAGCCGCAGCCTGGAGGCCAGCACTGCCACCTTGCAGGCTGCCCTGGACTCCTGCCAGGCACAAGCCCGGCAGCTGGAGGAGGCCCTGAGGAAGCAGGAAGATGAGATCAAGGACCGCGATCTCCGACACCAGGAGGCTCTGCAGCAGCTCCAGCAGGTACTTGCCCAGAGGGATGAAGAGCTGAGACATCAGAAGAAACAAATGCAGCTGCTGGAGAAGTCTTTGGCCCAGAGGGGTGGGGATGATGTGATCCAAGAGAAGCAGAATccggggcaggagagagaagaggaagagagaaggggccTTCATGAGAGCCTAAGGGAGCTACAACTGATTCTAGCCCAAAAGGAAGAGGAGATCCTGGAGCTGAGGGAGGCTCAGCAAGAGAAGAGTCTGAAGGACTCACTCCACAGCCACAAAGCGTCCCCAGTGGAGGAGCCCACTACAAAATTTGGTTCTTTAGGGCCCAGGCTGCAGCAGGAGCTGGATCGACTACAAGTAGCCCTGAGGCAGACGGAGGCCAGGGAGATCGAGTGGAGGGAGAAGGCTCAGGACTTGGCACTGTCCTTGGCCCAGAGCAAGGCCACTGTCAGCAGTCTGCAGGAGGTAGCCATGTTCCTACAAGCCTCTGTCCTGGAGCGGGACTCAGAACAGCAGAGGCTGCAG GATGAGTTGGAGCTCACCAGACGGGCTCTGGAGAAGGAGCGGCTCCATAGCCCAGGCCCGACCAGCAGAGCCGAACGGGGTCCTAGAGGAGAGGCAGGTGTACAACTGGGAGAG GTCTCAGGAGTGGAGGCTGAGCCTAGTCCTGGGCTGGAGGAGAAGCAGCTATGGGAACAAAGGCTTGAATACCTACAGCAAGCAGTGGCACGGCTGGAGATTGACCGGAGCAGGCTTCAGCGCCACAATGTCCAGCTGCGGACCACCTTGGAACAG GTGGAGCGAGAGCGGAGGAAGCTGAAGAGGGATTCCATGCGTGCATCTCGGACAGGGGTCGTAGAGATCAGTGAAGCCACAGCATCATCGCCCACACAGCAG gatggaggaggaggacagaTGCGCTCCTCAGATGCCAAGCACATGGTTGAACTGCAGAAAGAG